One Actinospica robiniae DSM 44927 genomic region harbors:
- a CDS encoding ABC transporter substrate-binding protein — protein sequence MKKTAIARGAAALGLLIAAAGCGTAAQTSAQVTIMVPWSGTEFDAFYRVIQDFQNSTHIHVNVEVTRAQTEQLAAAVGADAPPDLAVLPSVGEVDQDAKAGALQPIQGVASSDFLEPFSGLMTVDGKVYAVPVKADVKSLIWYDPQYTAAPPADVSGLQTLAAGHSGFWCLGVESGPTSGWPGADWIADLYLAKNGTTAYENWLTGTSAQWQTVRGAWTEWADLVDGSTKNAATTPFGDAAAGMTANSRPRCELAHGALAAMAFSSDLKPGKDYDFVAPASSTPLEVSADFLGMFTRDNPAAVTLMQYLTSKSAQIAWVKGDGYAFSANKEVPNDVYPGPVEQRIAGLLRPSSGHPLCFGAADMMTPDMSTAFYQAVMNFVEAPTPRDQTITGLLDGLQTSQTSQPSDTPQISPGAICSSPS from the coding sequence ATGAAGAAGACTGCGATCGCGCGCGGCGCCGCGGCACTCGGCCTGCTCATCGCGGCGGCCGGCTGCGGCACGGCCGCGCAGACCAGCGCGCAGGTGACCATCATGGTGCCCTGGAGCGGCACCGAGTTCGACGCGTTCTACCGCGTCATCCAGGACTTCCAGAACTCCACTCACATCCACGTGAACGTGGAGGTCACCCGCGCCCAGACGGAACAGCTCGCCGCGGCCGTGGGCGCCGACGCCCCGCCCGACCTGGCCGTGCTGCCGAGCGTCGGCGAGGTGGACCAGGACGCGAAGGCGGGCGCGCTCCAGCCGATCCAAGGCGTCGCGTCGAGCGACTTCCTCGAGCCCTTCAGCGGCCTGATGACCGTCGACGGCAAGGTCTACGCCGTACCCGTCAAAGCCGACGTCAAAAGCCTGATTTGGTACGATCCGCAATACACGGCGGCGCCGCCCGCCGACGTGTCCGGGCTGCAGACGCTCGCCGCCGGTCATAGCGGATTCTGGTGCCTGGGCGTGGAATCCGGACCGACCTCGGGCTGGCCGGGCGCCGACTGGATCGCAGACCTCTACCTCGCGAAGAACGGCACGACCGCCTACGAGAACTGGCTGACCGGCACGTCGGCGCAGTGGCAGACGGTCAGGGGCGCCTGGACCGAGTGGGCGGACCTGGTCGACGGCAGCACCAAGAACGCCGCGACCACCCCGTTCGGCGATGCCGCCGCCGGAATGACCGCGAACAGCCGCCCGAGGTGCGAACTCGCGCACGGCGCACTGGCCGCCATGGCCTTCTCCAGCGACCTCAAGCCGGGAAAGGACTACGACTTCGTCGCCCCGGCCTCGTCCACCCCGCTCGAAGTGTCCGCCGACTTCCTGGGCATGTTCACCAGGGACAATCCCGCCGCGGTCACGCTGATGCAGTACCTCACGAGCAAGTCCGCGCAGATCGCATGGGTCAAGGGCGACGGCTACGCCTTCTCCGCGAACAAGGAGGTGCCGAACGACGTCTACCCCGGCCCGGTGGAGCAGCGCATCGCCGGCCTGCTGCGGCCGAGCTCCGGCCACCCCCTGTGCTTCGGCGCCGCGGACATGATGACGCCCGACATGTCCACCGCGTTCTACCAGGCCGTCATGAACTTCGTGGAAGCGCCGACCCCGCGCGACCAGACGATCACCGGCCTGCTCGACGGCCTGCAGACCAGCCAGACCAGCCAGCCCTCTGACACCCCGCAGATCAGCCCCGGCGCGATCTGCTCCAGCCCGAGCTGA
- a CDS encoding CU044_2847 family protein, producing the protein MPEIVEFTLADGAKVAVSPARPRGGSTPIGLGERMEVAEKTLRQAIAPVTAAAAEMLEDFRRLAHPDEVEISFGVALDGKLGGIIVGASAGAHLEVKLRWRPVKAED; encoded by the coding sequence ATGCCCGAAATCGTGGAGTTCACCCTCGCCGACGGCGCGAAGGTGGCCGTGAGCCCGGCCCGCCCGCGCGGCGGCAGCACCCCCATCGGCCTCGGCGAGCGGATGGAGGTGGCCGAGAAGACGCTGCGCCAGGCCATCGCCCCGGTCACCGCGGCCGCCGCCGAGATGCTCGAGGACTTCCGCCGCCTCGCCCACCCCGACGAGGTGGAGATCTCCTTCGGCGTCGCGCTGGACGGCAAACTCGGCGGCATCATCGTCGGCGCCAGCGCCGGCGCCCACCTCGAGGTCAAGCTCCGCTGGCGGCCGGTCAAGGCAGAGGACTGA
- a CDS encoding ATP-dependent DNA ligase — protein MALPVTPPIEPMLAKSAATVPTGGYLYEPKWDGFRCLIFRDGDEIELGSRGGKSLTRYFPELVRSLAEALPPRCVLDGEIVVVQGSRLDFDRLSERIHPAESRIKLLAEQIPATFVAFDLLALDDEDLTHRPLIERHEALSRLFADRSHPHVRVSNATEDVDLARTWFETFEGAGLDGVVAKRLEDPYRPGERSMVKIKHERTADVVVAGYRFHKSGPIVGSLMLGLYLEDGVLNYVGGASAFTMARRAALIDELAPLVLEEGAEHPWLGEDDGAHRRPGALNRWNSAKDRSFVALRPERVCEVRYDQLQGDRFRHNARFVRWRNDREPGSCGYDQLDVPADYDLADVLGA, from the coding sequence ATGGCACTGCCGGTCACGCCCCCGATCGAGCCGATGCTCGCGAAGTCCGCGGCCACCGTGCCCACCGGCGGATACCTCTACGAGCCCAAGTGGGACGGCTTCCGCTGCCTGATCTTCCGCGACGGCGACGAGATCGAGCTCGGCAGCCGCGGCGGCAAATCCCTCACCCGCTACTTCCCCGAGCTGGTCCGGTCCCTGGCCGAGGCGCTGCCGCCGCGCTGCGTGCTGGACGGTGAGATCGTCGTCGTCCAGGGCAGCCGGCTCGACTTCGACCGGCTCTCCGAGCGCATCCACCCGGCCGAATCGCGCATCAAGCTGCTGGCTGAGCAGATCCCTGCCACGTTCGTGGCCTTCGACCTGCTCGCCCTCGACGACGAGGACCTGACGCACCGTCCGCTGATCGAGCGGCACGAAGCGCTCAGCCGCCTGTTCGCCGACCGCTCGCACCCGCACGTGCGCGTCTCCAACGCCACCGAGGACGTCGACCTCGCCCGGACCTGGTTCGAGACCTTCGAAGGCGCCGGCCTGGACGGCGTCGTCGCCAAGCGGCTCGAGGACCCCTACCGCCCCGGCGAGCGCAGCATGGTGAAGATCAAGCACGAGCGCACTGCCGACGTCGTCGTGGCCGGATACCGCTTCCACAAGTCCGGCCCGATCGTCGGATCCCTGATGCTCGGCCTGTACCTCGAAGACGGCGTGCTCAATTACGTCGGCGGCGCCAGTGCGTTCACCATGGCCCGCCGTGCCGCGCTGATCGACGAACTCGCCCCGCTCGTGCTCGAAGAGGGCGCCGAGCACCCCTGGCTCGGCGAGGACGACGGCGCCCATCGGCGCCCCGGCGCGCTCAACCGCTGGAACTCGGCCAAGGACCGCTCCTTCGTGGCGCTGCGCCCCGAGCGAGTGTGCGAAGTGCGCTACGACCAGCTGCAAGGCGACCGGTTCCGGCACAACGCGCGGTTCGTGCGGTGGCGCAACGACCGCGAGCCCGGCTCCTGCGGATACGACCAGCTCGACGTGCCGGCCGACTACGATCTCGCCGACGTGCTCGGCGCGTGA
- the ligD gene encoding non-homologous end-joining DNA ligase, with amino-acid sequence MSSSETFVEVAGRSVRVSSPERVCYPAVGVTKLEVAEYYVAVGEGLMRALAGRPMALHRFPRGLGADPGASDSFYTKHAPNKGLPDWLQTVKVTFPSGRTGNEVCVTEPATVVWAVQMNALELHPWPVRREDTDHPDELRLDLDPQPGTEFAEVVEAAMEARALLTELGMVPFVKTSGGRGLHVLVRIEPRWSFISTRRAVIALARELERRRPALFTTSWWKEERNAQIFVDFNQMARDRMLAAAYSTRAVPDARVSMPVRWSDLGDVTPEDFTVRTVPGLLASRGDAHNAIDESAATLDALLEMAERDEQDRGLGDLPYPPEFPKMPGEPKRVQPSKARQTD; translated from the coding sequence ATGAGCAGCAGCGAGACCTTCGTCGAGGTGGCGGGGCGCAGCGTGCGCGTGTCCTCGCCGGAGCGGGTCTGCTACCCGGCGGTCGGGGTGACGAAGCTGGAGGTCGCCGAGTACTACGTCGCGGTGGGCGAGGGGCTGATGCGGGCGCTGGCGGGGCGGCCGATGGCGCTGCATCGCTTTCCGCGCGGGCTGGGGGCGGATCCGGGCGCGAGCGACTCGTTCTACACCAAGCATGCTCCGAACAAGGGGCTGCCGGATTGGCTGCAGACCGTGAAGGTCACCTTTCCGAGCGGGCGCACGGGCAACGAGGTCTGCGTCACCGAGCCGGCCACGGTGGTGTGGGCGGTGCAGATGAACGCGCTGGAGCTGCATCCTTGGCCGGTGCGGCGCGAGGACACGGACCACCCGGACGAGCTGCGGCTGGACCTCGATCCGCAGCCGGGCACGGAATTCGCCGAGGTGGTCGAGGCGGCGATGGAGGCGCGGGCGCTGCTGACGGAGCTGGGCATGGTGCCGTTCGTGAAGACTTCCGGCGGGCGCGGGCTGCACGTCCTGGTGCGGATCGAGCCGCGGTGGTCGTTCATCTCCACTCGGCGTGCGGTGATCGCGCTCGCGCGGGAGCTCGAGCGGCGGCGGCCCGCGCTGTTCACCACGTCGTGGTGGAAGGAGGAGCGCAACGCGCAGATCTTCGTCGACTTCAACCAGATGGCCCGCGACCGGATGCTGGCCGCCGCCTATTCCACCCGCGCGGTGCCCGATGCCCGGGTCTCGATGCCGGTGCGCTGGAGCGATTTAGGCGACGTCACGCCGGAGGACTTCACCGTGCGTACCGTGCCGGGGCTGCTGGCCTCACGCGGGGACGCGCACAACGCCATCGACGAGTCGGCCGCGACGCTGGACGCGCTATTGGAGATGGCCGAGCGGGATGAACAGGACCGGGGCCTCGGGGATCTGCCCTATCCGCCCGAGTTTCCGAAGATGCCCGGCGAGCCGAAGCGGGTGCAGCCGTCGAAGGCCCGGCAGACGGACTGA
- a CDS encoding alpha-ketoglutarate-dependent dioxygenase AlkB, giving the protein MHGTLQGSLLDIADEIAIGPLGATVQRVELTEGAWLDVRPHWITGADELFAQLLERVPWRAERRRMYDRMVDVPRLLCSYREADPLPESALDEARSLLNAHYRAELGEEFSSVGLCLYRDGRDSVAWHGDTFGRGRTEDTMVAILSLGAPRTLTLRPRGGGPVQRHEVGHGDLVVMGGSCQRTWEHAVPKTARPVGPRISAQFRPRGVG; this is encoded by the coding sequence ATGCACGGAACTCTGCAGGGCTCGCTGCTGGACATCGCGGACGAGATCGCCATCGGGCCGCTCGGCGCCACGGTGCAGCGCGTCGAGCTGACCGAGGGAGCCTGGCTGGACGTGCGGCCGCACTGGATCACGGGCGCCGACGAGCTGTTCGCGCAGCTCCTCGAGCGGGTTCCGTGGCGGGCGGAGCGGCGGCGGATGTACGACCGGATGGTCGACGTGCCGCGGCTGCTCTGCTCCTACCGCGAGGCGGACCCGCTGCCCGAATCCGCGCTCGACGAGGCCCGCTCGCTGCTGAACGCGCACTACCGGGCCGAGTTGGGCGAGGAGTTCAGCAGCGTCGGCCTGTGCCTGTACCGGGACGGGCGGGACAGCGTGGCGTGGCACGGCGACACCTTCGGGCGCGGGCGCACGGAGGACACGATGGTCGCGATCCTCTCGCTCGGGGCGCCGCGCACGCTCACGCTGCGGCCCCGCGGCGGCGGGCCGGTGCAGCGGCACGAGGTGGGGCACGGCGACCTGGTGGTGATGGGCGGCAGCTGCCAGCGGACCTGGGAGCACGCGGTGCCGAAGACGGCGCGGCCGGTGGGGCCGCGGATCAGCGCCCAGTTCCGGCCGAGGGGCGTCGGCTGA
- a CDS encoding SDR family NAD(P)-dependent oxidoreductase yields the protein MTELSGTTAIVTGASRGFGRAIAASLVGAGARVVGVARDRTALESTAELLGDGFEPCVADVTDFTLPGRLFDAYRPGLVVLNAGARPLPRALQQLTWEAFSSAWETDVRQAFAFHREALLAPLEPGSTVIAVSSRAAIGGSPLSGGYAGAKATVRFVAGYAADESTRAGLGIRFLSLLPDLTDATGLGGAAVDAYARRLGIDVAEFLRRRGPGQLSPEQVGAAVLDLARGKGENGAAYCVTAEAFEQLG from the coding sequence ATGACTGAGCTTTCCGGCACCACCGCGATCGTCACCGGGGCGAGCCGCGGCTTCGGGCGCGCCATCGCCGCCTCGCTGGTCGGCGCGGGGGCGCGGGTTGTGGGGGTGGCGCGGGACCGCACGGCGCTGGAGTCGACGGCCGAGTTGCTCGGCGACGGCTTCGAGCCCTGCGTTGCCGACGTGACGGACTTCACGTTGCCCGGGCGGCTTTTCGACGCCTACCGCCCCGGCCTCGTCGTCCTCAACGCGGGCGCCCGGCCACTGCCGCGGGCGTTGCAGCAGCTGACTTGGGAGGCGTTCAGCTCGGCGTGGGAGACGGACGTGCGCCAGGCGTTCGCGTTCCATCGCGAGGCGCTGCTCGCACCCCTCGAGCCGGGCAGCACGGTGATCGCCGTGTCCAGCCGGGCGGCGATCGGCGGATCGCCGTTGAGCGGGGGGTATGCCGGGGCGAAGGCGACCGTGCGCTTCGTGGCCGGATACGCCGCGGACGAGTCGACGCGGGCGGGGCTCGGCATCCGGTTCCTCTCGCTGCTGCCGGACCTCACCGACGCCACCGGGCTCGGCGGGGCCGCCGTCGACGCGTACGCCCGCCGGCTCGGGATCGACGTCGCGGAGTTCCTGCGCCGCCGCGGGCCCGGGCAGCTCTCCCCCGAACAGGTCGGCGCCGCCGTCCTCGACCTGGCACGCGGCAAGGGCGAGAACGGCGCGGCGTATTGCGTCACGGCGGAGGCGTTCGAACAGCTCGGGTGA
- a CDS encoding sigma-70 family RNA polymerase sigma factor: MSFGGLADRYSAGHESSSQRKRRVPMTATVDTGDMADLAAPYRRELLAHCYRMLGSVHDAEDAVQETMLRAWRGREGFESRSSVRVWLYRIATNACLRALERRARLPLPSGLGAPSADADTSLERAADEAFWLEPAPDSLFVSDPADAVVDRAGVRLAFLSALQLLPARQRAALILRDVYAFSAKETAEILESTVASVNSALQRARAQLEDARALAPDRPQEPTEPERRRQLERYLHAFERADIEGLTRILREDVRLEMPPYLTWFQGREAVGRFLAGRVAVEGRRLRMVPIAANGLAGYASYLRQGEGEGEDGAGDGDGVWAPHGIHLLEPTTEGLGGIHVFLQPSLFELFGLR, from the coding sequence ATGAGTTTCGGCGGGCTCGCGGATCGGTACTCGGCGGGGCACGAAAGCTCGAGTCAGAGGAAGAGGCGGGTGCCGATGACCGCGACGGTTGACACTGGGGACATGGCCGACCTTGCCGCGCCGTACCGGCGCGAGCTGCTTGCTCACTGCTATCGCATGCTCGGCTCGGTGCACGACGCCGAGGATGCGGTGCAGGAGACGATGCTGCGGGCCTGGCGGGGGCGGGAGGGGTTCGAATCGCGCTCGTCGGTGCGGGTCTGGCTCTATCGGATCGCGACGAACGCTTGCCTGCGGGCGTTGGAACGGCGGGCTCGGCTGCCGCTGCCCTCCGGACTCGGGGCGCCGTCGGCGGACGCTGATACGTCACTCGAGCGGGCCGCGGATGAGGCCTTTTGGCTTGAGCCTGCACCTGATTCGCTCTTCGTCTCGGATCCGGCGGACGCGGTGGTCGACCGGGCCGGCGTCCGGCTCGCTTTTCTCAGTGCCCTGCAGCTCTTGCCGGCTCGGCAGCGTGCGGCACTGATTCTGCGCGACGTCTACGCATTCTCGGCGAAGGAGACTGCTGAAATCCTCGAGAGCACAGTGGCGAGCGTCAACAGTGCTCTGCAACGCGCTCGCGCGCAGCTTGAGGACGCGCGTGCGCTTGCGCCGGATCGGCCGCAGGAGCCTACCGAACCCGAACGCCGGCGCCAGTTGGAGCGCTACCTGCATGCCTTCGAACGCGCCGACATCGAAGGGCTGACACGCATTCTGCGTGAGGATGTCCGGCTTGAGATGCCGCCCTACCTCACCTGGTTCCAGGGGCGTGAGGCGGTCGGACGGTTCCTCGCCGGACGTGTCGCGGTCGAGGGGCGGCGTCTACGCATGGTTCCGATCGCGGCGAACGGGTTGGCGGGGTACGCCTCGTACCTGCGCCAAGGCGAAGGTGAAGGCGAGGACGGAGCCGGCGACGGCGACGGGGTGTGGGCGCCGCATGGGATCCACCTCTTGGAGCCGACCACGGAGGGGTTGGGCGGCATCCACGTGTTCCTGCAGCCGTCGTTGTTCGAGCTCTTCGGGCTGAGGTGA
- a CDS encoding glyoxalase: MTTTPASAPAFSFAAIDHVQLAIPPGGEQQVRAFWGELLGLAELPKPPALAPRGGCWFQGPAFQLHLGVEQDFHPARKAHPGFHIRGLRALAERLTDHGYPVTFSDEVPGQDRFHTVDPFGNRLEFLEPYAMSAN; the protein is encoded by the coding sequence ATGACCACGACACCCGCGTCCGCCCCCGCCTTCTCGTTCGCCGCGATCGACCACGTCCAACTCGCCATCCCGCCGGGCGGCGAGCAGCAGGTCCGCGCCTTCTGGGGCGAGTTGCTCGGCTTGGCGGAACTCCCCAAGCCGCCGGCCCTCGCCCCCCGCGGCGGCTGCTGGTTCCAAGGCCCTGCGTTCCAGCTCCATCTTGGCGTCGAACAGGATTTCCACCCTGCCCGAAAGGCTCACCCCGGCTTCCACATCCGTGGCCTACGCGCGCTCGCAGAGCGCCTGACCGACCACGGCTACCCCGTGACCTTCAGTGACGAGGTGCCTGGCCAAGACCGCTTCCACACCGTGGATCCGTTCGGCAACCGGCTCGAATTCCTCGAGCCCTACGCCATGTCCGCGAACTGA
- a CDS encoding carboxymuconolactone decarboxylase family protein, which produces MEPRFDLLGNDLGARIAKRIYAVALTITDSALPQATENLVMLRASQINGCGFCVDYHTKDAASVGEAAVRLNLVAAWRESTVFTDAERAALALAEEGTRIADGAGGVSDETWERVRAHYDDDQIVALVSLVAMINANNRLNVIVRNPGGSYEPGQFADMA; this is translated from the coding sequence ATGGAGCCCCGATTCGATCTCCTCGGCAACGATCTCGGCGCCAGGATCGCGAAGCGGATCTACGCCGTCGCGCTGACCATCACGGATTCGGCGCTGCCCCAAGCCACCGAGAACCTTGTGATGCTGCGGGCCAGTCAGATCAACGGTTGCGGCTTCTGCGTCGACTACCACACCAAGGACGCCGCGTCCGTCGGCGAGGCCGCGGTTCGGCTCAACCTCGTCGCGGCGTGGCGCGAGTCGACGGTGTTCACCGATGCCGAACGCGCGGCGCTGGCCCTGGCCGAGGAAGGTACGCGGATTGCCGACGGAGCCGGGGGTGTCAGTGACGAGACGTGGGAGCGTGTGCGCGCGCACTACGACGACGATCAGATCGTCGCGCTGGTCTCCCTGGTCGCGATGATCAACGCCAACAACCGGCTCAACGTGATCGTGCGCAATCCCGGCGGGAGCTACGAGCCGGGTCAGTTCGCGGACATGGCGTAG
- a CDS encoding carboxymuconolactone decarboxylase family protein — MTARLNLFGNPNSTAAKAAGHFGAASKTILQESRLPATTQKLVLLRASQVNGDAYATDVWTKNAAAAGESFARIHLVAAWRETTVFTDAERAALALTEQGTRIADGAAGVSDATWEQARAHFDEDQLSDLVILIALMNATNRMSVIVRQPGGDYRPDNLN; from the coding sequence ATGACCGCTCGTTTGAATCTGTTCGGCAACCCGAACTCGACCGCAGCCAAAGCGGCGGGGCACTTCGGGGCCGCAAGCAAGACGATCCTGCAGGAGTCCCGCCTGCCCGCGACGACCCAGAAGCTGGTGCTGTTGCGGGCAAGCCAGGTCAACGGTGACGCCTACGCCACCGACGTGTGGACGAAGAACGCCGCAGCCGCCGGGGAGAGCTTCGCGCGCATCCACCTCGTCGCCGCCTGGCGCGAGACCACGGTGTTCACCGACGCCGAACGCGCGGCGCTGGCGCTGACCGAGCAGGGCACGCGGATCGCCGACGGGGCCGCCGGGGTCAGCGACGCGACCTGGGAGCAGGCGCGGGCGCACTTCGACGAGGACCAGCTGTCGGATCTGGTGATCCTCATCGCCCTGATGAACGCGACGAACCGGATGAGCGTCATCGTCCGGCAGCCCGGTGGCGACTACCGGCCCGACAACCTCAACTAG
- a CDS encoding RNA polymerase sigma-70 factor, whose translation MSERTEQITQTTEATETFVLHRNLLFTVAYEMLGSAADAEDVLQETWLRWVQVDLATVQDQRAYLVRITTRQALMRLRSLRRRKESYVGPWLPEPLLTAPDVAQDVELAEGVSMAMLLVLETLTPTERAVFVLRDVFGLEYGEIAEAVGKTAATTRQIAHRARNHVAARRPREAVSQAENRAALGAFQRAVETGDMRSLLDLLAPDVVFLSDGGGRVQAALTPVVGAAQVSTLLTAGLTRLARTAAVQPAEANGHPALIVRIDGQIEGLLAVRTEAGVITGLYFVRNPEKLSRLEQETELRR comes from the coding sequence ATGAGTGAGCGCACCGAGCAGATCACGCAGACCACGGAAGCCACCGAGACCTTCGTCCTCCACCGCAATCTGCTCTTCACCGTCGCCTACGAGATGCTCGGCTCCGCCGCCGACGCCGAGGACGTGCTGCAGGAGACGTGGCTGCGGTGGGTGCAGGTCGACCTCGCGACCGTGCAGGACCAGCGCGCCTACCTCGTCCGCATCACCACCCGTCAGGCACTGATGCGGCTGCGCTCACTCCGCCGCCGCAAGGAGTCCTACGTCGGCCCGTGGCTCCCCGAGCCGCTGCTGACCGCCCCCGACGTCGCGCAGGACGTCGAGCTGGCCGAAGGCGTCTCGATGGCGATGCTGCTGGTGCTGGAGACGCTCACCCCCACCGAGCGCGCCGTGTTCGTGCTCCGCGACGTATTCGGCCTCGAATACGGCGAGATCGCCGAAGCCGTCGGCAAAACCGCCGCCACCACCCGCCAGATCGCCCACCGGGCCCGCAACCACGTCGCCGCCCGCCGCCCCCGCGAAGCCGTCTCCCAAGCCGAGAACCGCGCCGCCCTCGGCGCCTTCCAACGCGCCGTCGAAACCGGCGACATGCGGAGCCTCCTCGACCTCCTCGCCCCCGACGTCGTCTTCCTCAGCGACGGCGGCGGCCGCGTCCAAGCCGCGCTGACCCCCGTCGTCGGCGCCGCCCAGGTCAGTACCCTGCTGACTGCCGGCCTCACCCGCCTCGCCCGAACCGCCGCCGTCCAGCCCGCCGAAGCCAACGGCCACCCCGCCCTCATCGTCCGCATCGACGGCCAGATCGAAGGCCTCCTCGCGGTCCGCACCGAAGCCGGCGTCATCACCGGCCTCTACTTCGTCCGCAACCCCGAGAAGCTCTCCCGCCTTGAACAGGAGACTGAGTTGCGCCGGTAA
- a CDS encoding DUF664 domain-containing protein — MERNWFRRRFAGQTVDAVYSNPLQPEAAFDDAAAAHAERDWSALLDEQERARRAVAELPLDAIFHSERYGPMTLRWAYLHMITEYAQHNGHADLLREKIDGVTGL; from the coding sequence GTGGAGCGAAACTGGTTCCGACGGCGCTTTGCCGGCCAAACAGTGGATGCCGTCTACTCGAATCCGCTTCAGCCGGAAGCAGCCTTCGACGACGCCGCCGCCGCGCATGCCGAGCGCGACTGGTCAGCCCTGCTCGATGAGCAGGAGCGGGCCCGGCGTGCTGTCGCAGAGCTGCCGCTCGACGCGATCTTTCATAGTGAGCGATACGGACCCATGACGTTGCGCTGGGCGTACCTTCACATGATCACCGAATATGCCCAACACAACGGCCACGCCGACTTGCTGCGCGAGAAGATCGACGGCGTGACCGGGCTTTAG
- a CDS encoding class I SAM-dependent methyltransferase, with product MSPEAALGAWPTDGLQSVPSCPLCGSEERELVHKDMTDLLYFCAPGEWTLFRCAQCRSGYLDPMPTPETLSLAYQTYYTHETTAPAAVGAMATLRKSATNGYRNLRFGTKDRPGPRVFGALVPRLTPAWATTMDWECRHLPKPRAGMRLLDVGSGNGHFLDFARKCGWEVAGVDLDEQAVAAGRSRGLDIRNGTIEAIGEDEQFDGITMGHVIEHVYDPHALLAACYRRLKPGGWIWVDTPNIDSLGHGKYGPHWIGVDAPRHLILFTPASLTDALTKAGFVNHERLHAKLAATYNWAASESVAAGKGMGGADEFRASVKKPAMDAVGREMADPDIREWLTVRAYKPA from the coding sequence ATGTCGCCTGAAGCCGCGCTCGGCGCTTGGCCGACCGACGGACTCCAGTCCGTGCCCAGCTGCCCGCTGTGTGGCAGCGAGGAGCGAGAGCTGGTGCACAAGGACATGACCGACCTGCTCTACTTCTGCGCTCCCGGCGAGTGGACGCTCTTCCGCTGCGCCCAGTGCCGCTCGGGCTATCTCGACCCGATGCCCACGCCGGAGACGCTGAGCCTGGCCTACCAGACGTACTACACCCACGAGACCACCGCACCTGCGGCGGTCGGGGCGATGGCGACGCTACGGAAGTCGGCCACCAACGGTTATCGCAACCTGCGCTTCGGTACGAAGGACCGTCCGGGCCCGCGCGTGTTCGGCGCGCTCGTGCCGCGGCTGACGCCCGCGTGGGCGACGACGATGGACTGGGAGTGCCGCCACCTGCCCAAGCCCAGGGCGGGCATGCGGTTGCTGGACGTCGGTTCCGGCAACGGCCACTTCCTCGACTTCGCCCGCAAATGCGGCTGGGAGGTCGCCGGCGTGGACCTGGACGAGCAGGCGGTCGCTGCGGGCCGGTCGCGCGGCCTGGACATCCGCAACGGCACGATCGAAGCGATCGGCGAGGACGAGCAGTTCGACGGCATCACCATGGGCCACGTGATCGAGCACGTCTACGACCCGCACGCCCTGCTCGCGGCCTGCTACCGGCGGCTCAAGCCCGGCGGCTGGATCTGGGTGGACACACCCAACATCGACTCCCTCGGCCACGGCAAGTACGGACCCCACTGGATAGGAGTCGACGCGCCGCGCCACCTGATCCTGTTCACCCCCGCATCGCTGACCGACGCGCTGACCAAGGCCGGCTTCGTCAACCACGAGCGGCTGCACGCCAAGCTGGCGGCGACGTACAACTGGGCGGCGAGCGAGTCGGTCGCCGCGGGCAAGGGCATGGGCGGCGCCGACGAGTTCCGCGCCTCGGTCAAGAAGCCGGCGATGGACGCCGTCGGCCGCGAGATGGCCGACCCCGACATCCGCGAGTGGCTGACAGTCCGGGCGTACAAGCCGGCGTAA